From Alphaproteobacteria bacterium CG11_big_fil_rev_8_21_14_0_20_39_49, one genomic window encodes:
- a CDS encoding copper resistance protein CopB — protein sequence MHIKLYAITALFVFTVSQSAFAQGPHKHEHGGQIFHAIKLETDMGASRDGTLYSWDLDGWIGTDENKLWLKSEGEKLDGKTTEQAEYWAMYSRNVATFWDAQVGIRFDEQPNSTTYFVVGVEGLAPYFFETEAHLFLSEDGDVTARLRQENDFLITQKLITQPYVEVNFSTQDVPEQEIGVGITSGEFGIQTRYEITRKFAPYIDLRYERKFGETSAIARKHGENRDDAIASVGLRLMF from the coding sequence ATGCATATTAAACTATACGCAATTACCGCATTATTCGTTTTTACAGTTTCACAATCAGCATTCGCACAAGGCCCTCATAAACACGAACATGGTGGGCAAATATTCCATGCTATCAAACTTGAAACTGATATGGGCGCAAGCCGTGATGGCACTTTATATTCATGGGATTTGGATGGCTGGATTGGCACAGATGAAAATAAGCTATGGTTAAAATCAGAAGGGGAAAAACTGGATGGCAAAACCACAGAACAAGCTGAATATTGGGCAATGTATAGCCGCAATGTTGCCACTTTCTGGGATGCACAAGTCGGTATTCGCTTTGATGAACAGCCTAATTCTACCACTTATTTTGTAGTAGGTGTCGAGGGTCTTGCACCGTATTTCTTTGAAACCGAGGCACACCTATTCTTAAGTGAGGATGGCGATGTTACCGCAAGGTTACGTCAGGAAAATGATTTTCTTATCACTCAAAAGCTGATTACCCAGCCTTACGTGGAAGTAAATTTCTCCACGCAGGATGTACCGGAACAGGAAATTGGCGTTGGCATAACCAGCGGAGAGTTCGGCATCCAGACCCGCTACGAAATCACCCGCAAATTTGCGCCTTATATCGACTTACGCTATGAGCGCAAGTTTGGTGAAACTTCAGCTATTGCAAGGAAACACGGAGAAAATCGTGATGATGCCATTG